In one bacterium genomic region, the following are encoded:
- a CDS encoding LysM peptidoglycan-binding domain-containing protein — MAKTSSYTNTPQTEEGTNQSPAHSFLMGHGTKVKKSISHGGAWRLASHALVVAGAIFIVAAGKIQAESITGLKGGGRGATSTEDQSTMLAAGAILAEQSHSLIAADVKERAVTVAGQAKLATTGESFLSKRAPIASGGVANRTVSIHTVAGGETVSAIAQKYGVTSDTVLWANDLATDAVLKPGSKLTILPVNGLLYSVTGGETLEELASRYQASANLIDSFNQLEGKPLAVGQKIIIPDGIKPDNSPDPAPVTRLASVAAQPKPTIANFKPTFGGNSYTRGYCTYYVASRRSIPGNWGNASQWYYNAIASGYAVGAAPQAGAIAQTADGWGGYGHVAYVESVNGGMVTVSEMNYNGGWNRVSSRTVPASTFRYIY, encoded by the coding sequence GTGGCGAAGACTTCTTCTTACACAAACACCCCTCAGACTGAAGAGGGTACAAATCAAAGCCCAGCCCATTCATTTTTGATGGGCCACGGGACTAAAGTAAAAAAATCAATTTCTCATGGTGGCGCCTGGCGTCTGGCCTCGCATGCCCTAGTTGTGGCTGGTGCAATTTTTATTGTTGCAGCTGGTAAAATTCAAGCCGAAAGTATTACTGGCCTTAAGGGTGGAGGGCGCGGAGCCACTTCGACTGAGGATCAATCAACGATGTTGGCGGCTGGGGCGATATTGGCTGAACAGAGCCATTCGCTAATTGCGGCCGATGTAAAGGAACGAGCTGTAACTGTGGCTGGTCAAGCTAAGCTAGCTACAACTGGCGAGTCATTCCTTTCTAAGAGGGCGCCAATTGCCAGTGGTGGTGTTGCGAATCGAACGGTTAGCATCCATACAGTAGCTGGTGGTGAAACCGTCTCGGCAATCGCACAAAAATATGGCGTTACTAGTGATACAGTGCTGTGGGCAAATGACTTAGCGACCGATGCAGTCCTAAAGCCTGGCTCGAAGCTTACGATATTGCCGGTTAATGGTCTGCTGTATTCTGTCACTGGTGGTGAAACTCTTGAAGAGCTAGCTTCACGCTATCAGGCTAGTGCTAATCTTATAGATAGCTTTAACCAGCTAGAGGGCAAACCACTAGCGGTTGGGCAAAAGATTATCATCCCAGATGGTATTAAGCCAGATAATAGTCCAGATCCTGCGCCAGTTACACGGCTTGCCAGCGTTGCCGCTCAGCCTAAGCCAACCATCGCCAACTTTAAGCCGACTTTTGGTGGTAATAGCTATACGCGTGGATACTGCACTTATTATGTAGCAAGCCGACGGTCTATTCCCGGTAACTGGGGTAATGCTAGTCAGTGGTACTATAACGCAATCGCTTCAGGTTATGCAGTTGGTGCCGCACCTCAGGCTGGTGCAATTGCTCAAACAGCTGACGGCTGGGGCGGATATGGTCATGTGGCCTACGTTGAGAGTGTTAACGGTGGTATGGTGACTGTTTCAGAGATGAACTATAACGGTGGTTGGAACCGAGTTAGTTCGCGAACCGTACCAGCTAGTACTTTCCGCTACATCTATTAA